ACCAGATCACCTTCAGGAAGGGTGTCGTGAAGGCAGGAAGGCTGATGGGCTACGAGATAATAAGGACTATGCCTGTAAGAAAGATAAAGGTGATTACTCCTCTTAATGCCCAGGCTGATGGGATAATAATACCTGACCTAGAAAATATAGTAATAGTGAACGTGCTGAGAGCTGCGATGCCTCTCGTCGAAGGTCTGCTGAAAGCTTTTCCGCTGGCGAGGCAAGGGGTTATGGCAATACAGAGAGTTGAGGATAAGCCCGGACTTCAGAACATAAGAGCCGTGAGGTACTTTGGAAAGATACCTTCGCTCAAGCCGGAGGATACGGTTATAGTTGCTGACCCGATGCTCGCCACAGGCTCCACTCTGTCTGAAACTATAGGTGAAGTGCAGAAGTTTGGCAGACCAAAGAGGACTGTGATAACCTCGATCATTTCGTGCGACTATGGTATCAACAGGATTCTCAAGAGTTTTCCAAAGGTTGAGATCTTTACCCTAGCTGTTGACCACAAGCTGAACGAGCATGGCTACATAGTGCCAGGTCTGGGAGATGCAGGAGACAGGTCTTTCGGTTAAAACTAGCTGATGTCTGAAACCCTGCCCTTAAGCCAGTTCACACCCGAATTTATTACACCCATTCTTTCTGCTGTGACATATACTGCCCAGACCACGCTTATAGTAAGCAAACCATGAATTACGTTGTAAAGACCTGTTATTGCTGTAACAAGTATAGCAGCTGCAAGCACCCCAGACACGTGTACACCGAATTCTGAGAGAGCTTGTGTGGCAAAAGGCAGGTAGCGGTCAGGCGATATGAGGTAATAGAGGAGGAATGTCGGGGGTATCATTATGAGGAATCTGGTCAAGGTTCCTGAGAAGAGGAGTGTTGCGAATCTCCTTCTGGCTATTGTGCTTGTGCGAATGAAATACGTGCCAAGATACAACCCTAGCATGGTAGCAAATACAGCCATGAACTTCATAGTAGGACCTATTATCGGGTCAAAGCTTGAATGAAGATTTAGAATCATCCAGTGAATCAGTGTAACAGTCATACCTCCTGCAGGGCCAAGAAGAAGGAAGGCAAGCACATCCGGCACTTCTGCCAGGTCGAACCTGAGGAAAGGAAGCAGAGGAAAAGGAACAGAAATTGCAGACAGCGACAGGATGGCAGCCAGAGCAGAAAGTAAAGCAGTTAAGGCTAGCCTCCTCGAGTCTGAATGTTTTGCTTCTCTTTTTTGAGCTGATATCAACACAGAGCTTATGACTATGCATAACAGGTGTATAAAAATATTAATCTATTATGCCGGTTTAGACATACATTTACTTGCTGCTTCTATTACCTTTCTCAGCTCCTCCTTATTCCTTAGATAAGGTACCCTGGACCTGCCAACATCGTATATCCCGACTATACCTGCTTCTTTCAACTTTTCAACGTGCCTGTAGGTTACTGCGTAGTCAGTATGAAGAAGTCTTGCTATCCCTTTAAGATGCAGGGGCTTCTCTGAATTCAGGAGAAGATGAATTATCTTCATTCTGGAAGGGTTTCCCAGAGCAGAAAAGAATGCATGAAGGTTGTTTGATTCTTCTGCCATAATATATCCTCGCAATAGACATAAATTTATGTTCTTCTCTTACAAATTTTTGCCCCATTTAGACTTCAGGTCAGCGTTTATTAGGTGCGTGTGAAGAACTTTTGTGGATGCTGAACCTGCCTGATGCCAAGGAATTGGCAGATGAGCTGCCGCCTATAGTCAGGATAAAAGGCCCACAGCTCTGCCTTCAGTGCAGGTTCTCAAGGCTGTTATGCGGAAGGCCGAAGTGCCCTATACTTATGAAACTCAGCTCGTTTGCTCAGTTGAAGAGTTCATTGAGCAACCAGATGCAGTCTGATTCTCCTCCTTCGGCGTTTGTAGGTAGAATAGGCTATCCCAGAGTTTCGTTTGGTCCGCTATTGCCTCCCCAGAGAGGTAATACAGCGATATTTGACGAACCCGAGCTCTGGAGAAACTTCCAGTTTGAACAGATAGTCAGCCTCAGGATGTCGATGGTCAGAGCTAAGAAGAGCGCAGAGATACATTCTGCCTCTGACCCCTCAGGTATGCTCTATGATACACAGCTAAGTATGCTCAGCCTAAAACCTGTCTATGCGGAATTTCGTTTCAGGAAGTCTCCTGCTGAAGGAATCTATTACCTTGATGACACATCCGCTCCTTTCGGTCCATCAGCAAGCGTGGATGAATACAGGTTTGAAAACAACACAGCTGACAGAAGGCTTGAAAAAGTATACTATGACAAGGACCTCAAATCAGAACAGGCAGTGTTGGAGCTGTACAGATCTGGCCTGACAGTGAATACTATACAGAAGGTATTCAGCCTAGGGATGACAGGCATAGCAAAGAGAAGGAAGCTTGTACCTACCAGGTGGAGCATAACGGCAGTAGATGATATAGTGTCAAGCAGCCTTCTTGATGAAGTGAAGATGATGCCAAGCGTTGATCTGTACCATGTGTTCCTCTACGATATGCTGGGAAGTAGATATGTGATAATTATATGCCCAGGCAATTTCTCCTATGAATGGGTTGAAGCATGGTTTCCGAGGACCCTGTGGAATCCATCAGGCATGCAGGCTAGCTGCATTGCAGACCATGAAGGCTTCTATGGAAGAAAAGCTTATGCCTTGCCAGGAGGTTGCTATTACTCCGTAAGGCTTGCGATAGCAGAATACATGTCAAAATTGAGGAGACAAGGTGTAGCAATAGCTCTCAGGGAGATATACCCGGGGCAGCTTCTCCCACTCGGGGTTTGGAATGTAAGGGAGGCTGTCAGGGCAGCGTTGGAAACACAGCCTTTTATCTTTGACCAGCTGAATAACGCACTCGATTTCGCTCTGAGCAAGCTGAAACTGACAAAAGAATTCTGGCTTGCCAACAGCTATCTCATAAGGCAGCTCCTGTTTCAGAAGAGGATTGAAACCTATGCTGACAGGTGAAAGTGATGATATGTGCAAAAGGTTATTATCTTCACCTTTAACCTGACTTCGAAGACTAAGGGTGAGCATGGTAAGGGAAGAGATGGCCAGAGAGAGGAGAGGATGAAGAATAATGGAGCACAGAGTTGCAGTACTTGACAGGGACCATTGTAATTTCAAGAAGTGCCAGCATGAGTGCCAGAGATTCTGCCCTCCTCAGATGATGGGCACGAGCGTCATCGAGTTCGGTGAAGATGGCTATCCTGTCATAAACGAGGTTACTTGCATAGGTTGCAGCATATGCGTAAAGAAATGCCCGTTCGAAGCGATAAGCATAGTCAACCTTGCGCAGGAG
This is a stretch of genomic DNA from Conexivisphaerales archaeon. It encodes these proteins:
- the upp gene encoding uracil phosphoribosyltransferase, producing MSNQSFEGRVHVIDHPLAQSILTQLRDKKTDQITFRKGVVKAGRLMGYEIIRTMPVRKIKVITPLNAQADGIIIPDLENIVIVNVLRAAMPLVEGLLKAFPLARQGVMAIQRVEDKPGLQNIRAVRYFGKIPSLKPEDTVIVADPMLATGSTLSETIGEVQKFGRPKRTVITSIISCDYGINRILKSFPKVEIFTLAVDHKLNEHGYIVPGLGDAGDRSFG
- a CDS encoding winged helix-turn-helix domain-containing protein, with protein sequence MAEESNNLHAFFSALGNPSRMKIIHLLLNSEKPLHLKGIARLLHTDYAVTYRHVEKLKEAGIVGIYDVGRSRVPYLRNKEELRKVIEAASKCMSKPA
- a CDS encoding Nre family DNA repair protein, which encodes MLNLPDAKELADELPPIVRIKGPQLCLQCRFSRLLCGRPKCPILMKLSSFAQLKSSLSNQMQSDSPPSAFVGRIGYPRVSFGPLLPPQRGNTAIFDEPELWRNFQFEQIVSLRMSMVRAKKSAEIHSASDPSGMLYDTQLSMLSLKPVYAEFRFRKSPAEGIYYLDDTSAPFGPSASVDEYRFENNTADRRLEKVYYDKDLKSEQAVLELYRSGLTVNTIQKVFSLGMTGIAKRRKLVPTRWSITAVDDIVSSSLLDEVKMMPSVDLYHVFLYDMLGSRYVIIICPGNFSYEWVEAWFPRTLWNPSGMQASCIADHEGFYGRKAYALPGGCYYSVRLAIAEYMSKLRRQGVAIALREIYPGQLLPLGVWNVREAVRAALETQPFIFDQLNNALDFALSKLKLTKEFWLANSYLIRQLLFQKRIETYADR